The following are encoded together in the Triticum dicoccoides isolate Atlit2015 ecotype Zavitan chromosome 6B, WEW_v2.0, whole genome shotgun sequence genome:
- the LOC119324321 gene encoding protein LOW PSII ACCUMULATION 3, chloroplastic-like, which translates to MAPLSTAVRLLRSPAAPPARLAGAPARVRGGRRRLRSVRAEAAKEAEVGELRAGVSVYKPRSYEVLVSDAARSLAAAIDDGRTRLEIEFPPLPSSISSYKGSSDEFIDANVQLALAVVRDLKKLKGTRSCIVFPDQPEKRRASQIFKTAIDQIEGISISSLDDLPTGPVDTFFKSIRSTLDFDFADDNEDQWKSDEPPSLYIFINSSTGDLSSIEKYVDQFAASVPAVLFNLELDTLRSDLGLLGFPPKDLHYRFLSQFTPVFYIRQRDYSKTIAVTPYIVNYSGAVFRQYPGPWQVMLKQGDGSYACVAESASRFTLGQAKDELLRVLGLQEEVGSQLEFLRRGYKNATWWEENFDQEKSPAWRT; encoded by the exons ATGGCGCCTCTCTCCACCGCCGTCCGCCTCCTGCGCTCCCCCGCGGCTCCGCCCGCCCGCCTCGCAGGGGCGCCAGCGCGCGTCCGAGGCGGCCGCCGCAGGCTCCGGTCGGTGCGCGCGGAGGCGGCCAAGGAGGCGGAGGTGGGGGAGCTCAGGGCCGGGGTGTCCGTCTACAAGCCGCGCTCCTACGAGGTGCTCGTCTCCGACGCCGCccgctccctcgccgccgccatcgacgacgGCAGGACCCGCCTCGAGATCGAGTTCCC GCCTCTGCCCAGCAGCATCTCTTCTTACAAG GGGTCTTCGGACGAGTTCATCGATGCCAACGTCCAGCTCGCTCTCGCCGTCGTAAGGGACCTCAAAAAGCTCAAGGGGACTCGGTCCTGCATA GTGTTTCCTGATCAACCGGAGAAGCGAAGGGCCTCGCAGATATTCAAAACAGCTATAGATCAG ATCGAGGGTATATCCATCAGTTCGTTGGACGATCTGCCCACCGGGCCTGTCGATACCTTCTTCAAATCGATAAGAAGTACCCTTGATTTCGATTTTGCTGACGACAACGAAG ATCAATGGAAGTCTGATGAACCACCATCACTATATATCTTTATCAACAGCAGCACGGGTGACCTTTCATCTATAGAGAAGTATGTG GACCAATTTGCTGCCTCTGTACCTGCTGTTCTCTTTAACCTTGAACTAGATACCTTGCG TTCTGACCTGGGGCTTCTGGGATTCCCCCCAAAAGATTTGCATTACCGGTTTCTTTCTCAGTTTACCCCAGTATTTTATATCAGACAGCGTGACTACTCGAAG ACAATTGCGGTCACTCCATACATAGTGAACTACAGTGGCGCTGTCTTCCGTCAGTACCCAG GGCCCTGGCAAGTCATGCTTAAGCAGGGTGATGGTTCCTATGCATGTGTTGCAGAGAGTGCATCTCGGTTCACTTTGGGGCAG GCCAAGGATGAACTATTGAGAGTTCTCGGTTTGCAAGAAGAGGTAGGCAGCCAGCTTGAATTCCTCAGAAGAGGATACAAG AATGCCACTTGGTGGGAAGAGAATTTCGATCAGGAGAAATCGCCCGCGTGGCGAAC